The genomic DNA GTGGATACGGCAGGCGAGGTGAGCCGACGTTGGGAAAAGATCAAGGCCCAGGAAGCGCTACACCAGAAGGATGCCGACAAGTCCGTTATGGATAAGGTAAGCAAGAGCATGCCGACGCTCGCCCGCACGCAGGATATCATCCGCAGGGTAGCGAAGGTCGGCTTTGATTGGGGCGAATCCGCTCCCGTATTCGACAAGGCTCAGGAGGAATTCGCGGAATTTCGTGCCGAGATGGAGAAGGTCACTCCCGAAAATGCGAATACCGACCGCCTGGAAGACGAGTTCGGCGATATCATGTTCTGCCTCGTGAACGTGGCGCGCCATAGCGGGTTCAATGCCGACGTGGCACTCCGCCGCGCAAATGCGAAGTTCGAAAAACGCTTCCGCGAGGTGGATCGCCTTGCCCGCGAGCAGGGGAAGGCCCTGCCCGAATTTGGTCTGGAAGGCCTGCAGCAGCTGTGGAAGCAGGCTAAGCAGAAAACCTGATGTAACTTATTCCACGTTGGAATGTTCCTTGCGGGAACTG from Fibrobacter sp. UWR3 includes the following:
- the mazG gene encoding nucleoside triphosphate pyrophosphohydrolase, whose amino-acid sequence is MKYTFADLVDILKRLRAEDGCPWDRAQDTHTLLPYLVEESSEFIDAAMEGDKAHMCEELGDVLLQVVFHAQVCKESGDFNIDDVVQGICEKMIRRHPHVFGDAQVDTAGEVSRRWEKIKAQEALHQKDADKSVMDKVSKSMPTLARTQDIIRRVAKVGFDWGESAPVFDKAQEEFAEFRAEMEKVTPENANTDRLEDEFGDIMFCLVNVARHSGFNADVALRRANAKFEKRFREVDRLAREQGKALPEFGLEGLQQLWKQAKQKT